In the Drosophila biarmipes strain raj3 chromosome X, RU_DBia_V1.1, whole genome shotgun sequence genome, one interval contains:
- the LOC108023632 gene encoding uncharacterized protein LOC108023632 isoform X1, with product MNTLLLIQPRLINKTMRRSSFTPVFNLSTQEPLIVVEESHTAEDGDELEGAAGGCDPTAAGTRRSNSDDSEPDSPVNPYLLCPFPDMQQRRKHSLPSLQITEGITASQVRRLSEVGGETGGLSPKEVEFLATLSQKANPSAGGRRHSVVTISAVPPTLFGRNRRESISGVSFSGSRRGSVIAGPPLTDHRGSVHNLQLDIMDGIVQQRKTRSGSGVWTAPVLQEADSNVPVQT from the exons ATGAATACATTGTTATTAATACAACCCAGACTCATAAATAA AACCATGCGTCGCTCCTCGTTCACGCCCGTCTTCAACCTGAGCACCCAGGAGCCGCTGATCGTGGTGGAGGAGTCGCACACCGCCGAGGACGGCGACGAGCTCGAGGGGGCGGCCGGGGGCTGCGACCCCACCGCCGCCGGCACCCGGCGCTCCAATAGCGACGACTCCGAGCCGGACTCGCCGGTGAACCCCTACCTGCTCTGCCCCTTCCCCGACATGCAGCAGCGGCGCAAGCACTCGCTGCCCTCGCTCCAGATCACCGAGGGCATCACCGCCAGCCAGGTGCGCCGCCTGTCCGAGGTGGGCGGCGAGACCGGCGGGCTGAGTCCCAAGGAGGTCGAGTTCCTGGCCACGCTCTCGCAGAAGGCCAATCCCTCGGCCGGCGGACGCCGCCACTCGGTGGTGACCATCTCGGCGGTGCCGCCCACGCTCTTCGGCCGCAACCGCCGCGAGTCCATTTCCGGAGTATCCTTCAG TGGCAGTCGCCGGGGCAGCGTGATCGCCGGGCCGCCGCTGACCGACCACCGCGGCAGCGTGCACAACTTGCAGCTGGACATCATGGACGGCATCGTGCAGCAGCGGAAGAcgcgcagcggcagcggcgtcTGGACCGCGCCCGTGCTGCAGGAGGCGGACAGCAATGTGCCCGTGCAGACATAA
- the LOC108023632 gene encoding uncharacterized protein LOC108023632 isoform X2 — MRRSSFTPVFNLSTQEPLIVVEESHTAEDGDELEGAAGGCDPTAAGTRRSNSDDSEPDSPVNPYLLCPFPDMQQRRKHSLPSLQITEGITASQVRRLSEVGGETGGLSPKEVEFLATLSQKANPSAGGRRHSVVTISAVPPTLFGRNRRESISGVSFSGSRRGSVIAGPPLTDHRGSVHNLQLDIMDGIVQQRKTRSGSGVWTAPVLQEADSNVPVQT, encoded by the exons ATGCGTCGCTCCTCGTTCACGCCCGTCTTCAACCTGAGCACCCAGGAGCCGCTGATCGTGGTGGAGGAGTCGCACACCGCCGAGGACGGCGACGAGCTCGAGGGGGCGGCCGGGGGCTGCGACCCCACCGCCGCCGGCACCCGGCGCTCCAATAGCGACGACTCCGAGCCGGACTCGCCGGTGAACCCCTACCTGCTCTGCCCCTTCCCCGACATGCAGCAGCGGCGCAAGCACTCGCTGCCCTCGCTCCAGATCACCGAGGGCATCACCGCCAGCCAGGTGCGCCGCCTGTCCGAGGTGGGCGGCGAGACCGGCGGGCTGAGTCCCAAGGAGGTCGAGTTCCTGGCCACGCTCTCGCAGAAGGCCAATCCCTCGGCCGGCGGACGCCGCCACTCGGTGGTGACCATCTCGGCGGTGCCGCCCACGCTCTTCGGCCGCAACCGCCGCGAGTCCATTTCCGGAGTATCCTTCAG TGGCAGTCGCCGGGGCAGCGTGATCGCCGGGCCGCCGCTGACCGACCACCGCGGCAGCGTGCACAACTTGCAGCTGGACATCATGGACGGCATCGTGCAGCAGCGGAAGAcgcgcagcggcagcggcgtcTGGACCGCGCCCGTGCTGCAGGAGGCGGACAGCAATGTGCCCGTGCAGACATAA